The Betta splendens chromosome 2, fBetSpl5.4, whole genome shotgun sequence nucleotide sequence CTCTAGACTTCTTATGTGTTTGGAACACACATGGCAGATCCACATGTGTAGTACACACATAGTAGTATGCTGAATGTGCAGATGCCCAGCAATTTCATGCAGTTGCCTTAATTGGTAATAAGTATAAGTTAGGTATAAGTTATATATCAACAATATTCTTATTTTTGGTGCAGTAGGTGGATCATGGACTGTCCTGACATCTGTACCTTGTATACATGAAcatatgtgtgtttaatgttatCACATGTTACAAAGTTACACTTTAATGTGCAATCCTCAAATGTATACAATAATATTTGACCGTCACTGGTGATGTATAATGGAGACTCTGGATCTTTGGAAATTATCAGACATTTCCCACCTTTATTTTCTTCTAGATTTTGTGTGACACTTAGACTGAGCTATTGATGGACAATGATTGTCCAGCAAGTTCAAAGGAGCTAGTTTGCAAAGGTCTTGGTAAACAGTAAACTGCTGCTTGTTAATCAGTTTTGAATTAAACTTCATGTTTGGCCTCTCATGTCTGACTCATGTCTATTACAtcttaaatataaaatgtaaactGGGTGAAAGGCAAAGCAATAAATTGATAATAAGTCAACCGGATATGTTTGGTATTAAACTTGAATAATAAAATCTTTAGTCCCACATTTTGGAAGTATCTGAAAGCCAGTCTGGCCAGAAGAACATttactaaatgaaaacaaaaggaagagcTGAGCTGTCACAGTAAAAATGGCTTGTTTTCCACAGCATCAAGGTGAGATGATCACTGAGCACTTTGAAGTGATTgaatatacatttattttaatggtgCCTAAACATTTTACTACGGAtttacacacacgtacacatttGTCTACATCCAGTTTCTCTAAATAGAATTTAAATGAGATTGTGTCTCATCCTTACATTAGATCAAACGAGGAAATCAGATTAATACATTTAGGTTTATATGGGATGGAAGGTCCACCTGGTGACGGAGACTGGAATGAACTGTTCACGTGCTGCATCCAACACCAATGTTCTAGCCATCAAGCCCCAAATCCAACCACCTCTAGGCTATGTTAATCCAAATCTTTTCATTAAACCATTGTAAAGAGTTTATGGCATATACCCAACCCCTAACGTATCAGACCTAGATATGCACTTTCTCAGATCTTTCCCTACTCCCTGAGCTCTTCAACTCCTTCTATTATTTCTATGATTAGAAAACCATCTAGGAAAAAAATCCCATCTCAGGTGTTTAGCTTGTTCTTAGGATGAATACATACAGCAAAACCTTAGAATGAAAACTGGAGACAAATAAAAAGtgcaacaaacatttatttatgacaAGATTATAAAACAAATCTTCATTGTCTTCTGTCagaaacatgtaaaataaatatttgtcaTATAGATAAACCCTGATTGTTCAATATATAAAGctccaataaaaataatatgacAGTGAAACTCAGCTGAAACTTTAAgtgctggaggagaaaaaaggcgggagaaaaaaaggggaaaaaaagaaaataaagacatcTGATATCACAGTTCCATACATTCAATATTCAGtggaaaacaacttcacaagTCATCAACATTTCCATATTGGAATAATCAGAGGTTCCATCTTTAAAGAACTGAAAGAGGAAGTTCACAAGGAATCATttgcattagaactggctgagAAAGAAacttatttactgtatacacAAATCTGAAAACGAGACACATATGAACAGACAGTGTTCAACAGtgacaacgtttctctgacaggatcaaactgCCACTATTACACATCACAcaaagacactgaggaacctGATGGGTGATAccagaacccaaacccaggataaagaggtccGGTGAATGttgtgttgaaggtgtgaaggtggatcagttcatcagaggagactttgtagaaggacagagaaccagaaggacagtccacatacactgctaCTCTGTTAGACAAAGAGGAGGTTATGGGTGTTTCTTTGCCGTTGTGAGAAACATAGTAACCAGCACCAGTGCATCTCATCCTCCAGGACTTGTTGTTCattccaaacacacagtctgtgcTGCCTCCTTTTTTCTGATttctctgtaactcactgatatataaacCTTTCCTTTCCattcaacctcccagtaacagcgaccagtcagaccattactacacagcagctgaggccagtcgtcaaatctgtctggatgattaGGATATGGCTGATCCTCCTTCAtgtgtgtcaccttcctgttgttgtcagacagttgtaattgtctgttcactgtgtttgtgtcgattctgagttgacagaaatctgatggagagaacaagacacaatccagctgcagttattgatctatcatcagtttgacgacgactcatgacagttgaagatggttgaatgttgttgatgtcattaaaaacacacttacacttcctcagacctggtctcaaccatcggGCTCCACCAGGCTTCAACCTAAAAGGaagagggggtcagagacatgcagacgtgtgtgtgtgtgttacacccTGAAGAGGGAGAATGAAATgaacagtggtgcagtgggtagcactgtcgcctcacaacaagaaggttctgggttgaATTCCCAagggcctttctgtgtggagtttgcatgttctcgtCATGTTTGCGTTGGTTCTCTCCCGGTtttccggcttcctcccacagtccaaaaacatgcattaggttcattggtgaatagttgtctgtctatgttgccctgcaatggactgtaCCTTGCCTCTCGCTCAAAGGCttcagcacccccgtgaccccacatgGGAATAAGcgatagaaaatggatggatggatgtgtgttACGGTGTGCTGAAATGCCACGGATTCTGAGTCACGAACCAATGGTCACTAATAACCTCATCCACTCCTTTACAACTCTTCCCTTGTACACATTGAGCCCCAGAAACAACTAGACCCAAAAGGCACAGCATAATATTAACATATAGTCTTCCACATActtgagagtgtccagtctccagtgtggatcctccagtccagcaaacagcagcttctctcctgagtctcctggatgattgtagctcaggtccagctctctcagatgggaggggttggagctcagagcagaggccagagaagcacagccttcctctgtgaccagacaacctgacagcctgcaaacacacaatgttCAAGCCACTGTAccactgtttattattatttgtcatatactgtattgtTTGGTGTTAAAAAGTGTATtgttgaaatgtgttttttgcagAATATGATTGTGAAATAAGGCTCTGGAAACTGGAGTCAGAGAGATCTAGATTATTCAAAAACAAGATTAATCCTGACCAGAGAGTTtccagttgacagtgaggactcctcagtccatcagacagtagcttcactcctgaatcctgcaggtcgttgttactcaggtccagttccctcagactagaggactgagagctgagaactgaggacagagcttcacagcttctctctgacaggttacagccactCAGTCTGATGAGGCAGTATAATAGAGAATGACAATGTACATGTTGTGATTTAATGACATGCAATTTAATGAGACAACTAGACAATCTTGATGTTAAAATAAAGTACCTGTGTGTTACCTTATACTTACACAACTTTCTTGAAGACTTTGACCACTCCCAGTACGAACAGAAAATCCTTCTCTGAAAAGCTTGAAGAGTATTTTACTGGGTCAAACTCATCCAGTTCTTTTCCTGATGACACCAACATGAaaagcagagctgaccactgagcAGGTGAAAGTTCATCTGTAGAGACTTTTCCTGAGTCCAGGTACTGTTGAATCTCCTCCACTAGAGAAcagtcattcagttcattcagacagtggaacaggttgatgtttttttctgcagatgGAGATTCTGATATCTTCTTCTTGATGTATTGAACTGTTTCCTTGGTTTTTAAATCACTTCTTGTCTGTCTAATAAGGCCTTTCATGGGAGTCTGATTAGTCTGCAGTGAAAGACCGAGGAGGAAACGaaggaacaggtccaggtgtccatttggactctgtaaGGCCTCGTGTACAGCATCACAGTAGAGCTGTGTCTCTGTAGATTTTTCTATTCTTGTTTCAGACGTCTGGGCTGTGGATTGTTCTTCTGACAACACATTGAccccagagttgatgaaggtcagatggacatgaagagcagccagaaactcctgaacactcagatggacgaaacagaacaccttgtcctggtacagtcctctctgctctataaagatctgtgtgaacactcctgagtaaactgaggctgctgtgatatcgatgccacactctgttaggtctgactcatagaagatcaggtttcctttctgcagctgctcaaaagccagttttcccagagaccTTCCAATCACCTTCCTGTTCTTTTTATtccagtgtggatctgtctcagctcctccatcatacttgatgttctttactttggtctgaaccaccaggaagtggatgtacatctcagtcagggtcttgggcagctctcctccctctctggttttcaacacatcctccagaaccgtagcagtgatccagcagaagactgggatgtggcacatgatgtggaggcttcgtgacgtcttgatgtgggagatgatggttgtggcctgctgctcatctgtgaacctcttcctgaagtactcgtctttctgtgggtcagtgaaccctctgacctctgtcaccatgtcaacacagccaggagggatctgattggctgctgcaggtcgtgtggtgatccagaggcgagcagagggaagcaggttccccctgatcaggtttgtcagcagcacatccactgaggtggactctgtgacatcagtcagggttttagtcttgttgaagtccagaggaagtcgacactcatccagaccgtccaagatgaaaacaacttggaactgttcaaagctgcagattcctgctgctttggtttcagtgaagaagtgatgaacaagttccaccaagctgaacttttgctctttcagcagattcagctctctgaaggtgaatggaaatgtgaagcatatgtcctggttggctttgtcttcagcccaatccagagtgaacttctgtgttaggactgttttcccaatgccagctactccctttgtcatcactgttctgatggctccatctcttccagctgagcctttaaagatgtcttctggtctgatggatgtttctgctctgtattgtttcctggaggttgtttcaatctgtctgacctcatgttcattgttgacctctccagtctctccctctgtgatgtagagctctgtgtagatttGGTTCAGAGgggttgggtttcctgctttagagATGCCTTCAAAGACAAACTGGAACTTCTGTTTTAGCTgagatttaagttgatgctgacaaactgcagcaggagatCCTAAATAAACAACCAAAAAATGATTAATGTAATTTGTTAGAAAAATGTCAGTTTACTTCTGGTCCACATATAAAAATCATATCAGTAAATGtatgattgtgtctgtgatgttaaatgttataaatcctcttactgctctgcagacagtcagccagctcctcctgcttcatcctcctcaggaagttcactgtgatcttcagaaatgcatctttgctgctcctcctctgctcttcatcctcaccatccaactcctcctcatcctccctctgactctctaagcattctgggtaatctgaaCTCAGAACCTTCTGTATTTTCTTCAgttccttcttcacaaacgtgaccatgttttcctccagcagctggaacagaaactatatgaatgacagcatccaactaaaaccatggagacaaacatcagatccatgttggataCACTGAcgatccactggtctaaaaagtgcagcttgagattattgtgaacacaacagatgaacaatagtagttgtacatgtacagaccataaatatggagtccaggtgtgtttggtgctgctggacagactgatcactgggaacctctgagctctgcaggtccactctgtggaggaaccatgaagaatgagtcatgtgagtccacacagacacacagtctcagcagctctgaccaacGTAAAtatctgcctccatcactgaaaAGGCTGAAGTGCTGAAACAAGGAGTCTGCACATGAGACTGGTTGTGAACATGTTGAACTTTGTGAGTATGGGGCaaagcagctgctcacactAGGAACTTTCATCTACTTcctgcattcattcattgtttggATTCTTAACCAAAATTCAGATGTCAGCTCTGGTGTTGATACTAGTCACACTTAgtaacaacatcacaactaaagtcaaATAGTGTTTGTTTAGTGTTTCCATCACATTGAAACAGACACCAACTCACTTTGACTGTGATACAGCTTGGTCTTTAAAATTAATACTAAAATCCTTTGAGACATCACTCATGATGGACACACAGTGGaattcaggttcaggttcaacaAACTCCTGTCTCTTTTGGAACCTGATGGAAAAACAACTCTCACATattcagtaaaaacaacaaacttcCTAAATGTTAAATCATAATAAACATGTAAGGATGAAATATTCTttcaaatattatattttttaaatattattactaATTTTAACAGAATCAGTCAGATGGTTtcagtcatctcacctctgagcttcaGTCTTCATCTCTATTCTTCTGATTTTAGAAGGAGTGGCTCCCTCCTCTTTGTCCTCACACTGATCCATTCTGCCTTCCTAACTTCaagtggagaagaaacacaaaccattTTCCATCATTAGTCCTGTAACAatatcagctgctcctccactgattgtgtgttctctgtttcATGAGTGTCAGCTGGATGTAGTCAGACAgtaggaggcagaggaagctgccaCCAGCTGCGCTATGTCTACTATCAGCCACTAGATGGAGCCATGAAGCTGTAGCAAATCTATCCCCAGTGTTTTATAATGTATATTCTATAATAGtatgtttttctttctaattTAATGTTTTGGAGATCTTGGGGAcactttgtgctgttgttttagcTCACATTTCCTGACATGTATGAGCAGCAATGCAGGCTGGGAGCAGTAATTTGGTGCACTGAGTTCAATGGTGGATCCTTGTCATTGTTCAAGGACTCTAAGGCCCAAAGAACCAGGCCGTCTCCCTAACTCAGCTGAAGcagtgagcagagaggagatgaATGAAGCAGATAAGCAGGACCTTCAACAGTGCAGTATGAGAACTCAACTGTGGTTAAGGGCCCTCTTCTATTACATGAATTCAACTGCGCCAACCTGGCAGCGGAAGCCAAATAATCTCTGTTGGAGCAACATGCTTAGGGGATGTTCTTCTATATtcatctctcctcctgttccaaAGTGCACAAGGGGCGAGTCCCCTGTTCCTTCAGTCTGATCTTTAGTCCTGATGCAGTGTCCCTTTGTTTAGCTTGTTGTTAGGATGAATACATACAGCAAAACCTTAGAATGAAAACTggagacaaataaaaacaaacgttTATTTATGAAAAACTCAGAAAACAAAGCTTCATTGTCagaaacatgtaaaataaatatttatcataTAATTAAACCCAGATGGTTTAATATATAAGGCTCCAATAAAAAGAATATGACACTGAGCTCAGCTGGACCTTTAAGTAaaggaagaaaataaagacatCTGATATCACAGTTTGTCCCATACATTCAATATTCACTGGAAACAACTTCACAAGTCCTCAACATTACCATATTGGAATAATCAGAGCTTCCATCTTTAAAGGACTGAAAGAGGAAGTTCACAAGGAATCATTTACATGTACATTAGAACTGGCTGAGAAAGAAACTTATTTACTTTATACACAAATCTAATAAACGAGACACATATGAACAGACAGTGTTCAACATtgacaacgtttctctgacaggatcaaactgCCACTACTACAcatcacacaaagacacagaggaacCTGATGGGTGATAccagaacccaaacccaggataaagaggtccGGTGAATGttgtgttgaaggtgtgaaggtggatcagtttgtcagaggagactttgtagaaggacagagaaccagcaggacagtccacatacactgctactctgtgagacacagaggaggggaTGGGTGTTTCTTTGCCGTTGTGAGAAACATAGTAACCATCACCAGTGCAGCTCATCCTCCAGGACTGGTTGTTCATTCCGAACacacagtctgtgctgcttcctttttttctgatttctctgtaactcactgatatataaaccttttctttccattcaacctcccagtaacagcgaccagtcagaccattactacacagtaGCTGAAACCActgatcaaatctgtctggatgatcaggatatggcTGATACTTCcccacatgtgtcaccttcctgttattgtcagacagttgtagttgtctgttcactgtgtttgtgttgattgtgagttgacagaaatctgatggagagaacaacacacaatccagctgcagttattgatctgtcatcagtttgatgacgactcatgacagtttgaagatagttgaatgttgctgatctaattaaaaacacacttacacttcctcagacctggtctcaaccattggactccaccaggcttcaccctgaaaggaggagggggtcagagacatgcagacatggacattaaaTGGCTGTAATACACACATTGgtttaggattgtgttcagatagAGCtcgtatgtagggatggacttTAACCAACAACTAAGGAAATGGATCCTGATCTTGGAATCTGTGGACGgaactgtttaatttaattgtcATAAAGACTATTCAAGCTAAAGTTCGTTGGTGTCTTTTTTCTACGTGTGTCACTCATGttgttgccatttcctgttttattttgacatttcctgttttgtcctGCCAGTCAGTCATGTGTTCCACCACCTGTTCCGTGTTTGTAATCAGCCTGTGCATTTAGTCTTCAGCACTCAccagattgtttgtttgtacacTTGTGGAAACTCTCCAGAGTTTCCAGTAAGATTTGCTGTGCACCAGTATCCTACCTGTTGTTTTAACTTTGCCTTGTCCTcgcctgtacctttgctggagtGTTTTGGATCGGCCGTGTACCTACCTTTGCCTGTCCGACCACGTTATCAGTAAATCCCTTCAAGCCTAGTTCTGTCTTTGCTGTGCGTTTTGGGTCCTTCACTGTGTCGAGTTCTAAAAGTGGGCAAcgtgtttcatttcattcctcCCTCTTCAGGGTGTAACACACTTACCCTGTTTTAGCGTAAGTGTGTGTTACCGTGTGCTCACAAAGCCATGGATTCTGAGCCACAAAACAATAGTCACTGATAACCTCATCCACTCCCTTACAACTTTTCTCTTGTacataaaagaataaaacccCCAAAATGCCCAATGAGCCACAGAAACAACTCGAGCCAAAAGGGACAGCATGATATTAACAGCTAGTTTTCCACATActtgagagtgtccagtctccagtgtatggggtgccaaatgtaaaaggagcacctataactagttttctcacatttaactaaatgacacaacatgttttctcacatttagttaaatgtgcaaaagtctaaatgtaaatgttaaatgttaaatgtaaatgttaaatgtaaatgttaaatgtaaatgttaaatgttaaatgtaaatgttaaatgttaaatgtaaatgttaaatgtaaatgttaaatgtaaatgttaaatgctaaatgttaaatgtaaatgttaaatgttaaatgtaaatgttaaatgctaaatgttaaatgtaaatgttaaatgtaaatgttaaatgttaaatgttaaatgtaaatgttaaatgttaaatgtaaatgttaaatgttggccgagcgtaaaactgaatattcatgaatgggcaagtagactccatccctaccctcaaacagcgctggtctcagatcagagacgcgaactcaatcacctcaaacagtgcgcgcaaaccccgcccacatctgatctggaaacttttgtttttagcctggacgtaacttcggctagctagtatagttagccaactaattctccaccggcgccacagaaatattctttttaaacctacttgacttctcattaatggtgtttacgacagaacggcagtttgaagcggagcctcagcccgcacaactgccgttacagcccgtttaatctcccccaacgggagggagtcgaagctggcggccatgatggcttcgacttcaagcttctctccagtattttcgtgcaccgatccagagtcagatgtgggcggagctatgcgtactgtttgacgtgtttgagttcgtgtctctgatttgagaccagcgcgagttttacactcggccaacatttaacatttacatttaacatttaacatttacatttaacatttaacatttacatttaaaatttaacatttatatttaacatttaacatttagatttaacatttaacatttacatttaacatttaacatttatatttaacatttaacatttagatttaacatttaacatttacatttatatttaacatttacatttatatttaacatttacatttagacttttgcacatttaactaaatgtgagaaaacatgttgtgtcatttagttaaatgtgagaaaactagttataggttctacttttacatttggcaccccataccagtgtggatcctccagtccatcagacagcagcttctctcctgagtctcctggatgattgtagctcaggtccagctctctcagatgagaggggttggagctcagagcagaggccagagaagcacagccttcctctgtgaccagacaacctgacagcctgaacacacacaatgttcaAGCCACTGTAccactgtttattattatttgtcatatactgtagtgtatGGTGTTAAGAAAAGTAAACTGTTCCGTtttgaattgtgtttttttgcagaATATGATTGTGAAATAAGGCTTTGGAAACTAAAGTCAGATACCGATAGATCTAGATTAATTTAAAATCAAGAttaatcctgacctgagagccTCCAATCGACAGGGAAGACTCTTCAATCcatcagacagtagcttcactcctgaatcctgcaggtcgttgttactcaggtccagttctctcagactagaggactgagagctgagaactgaggacagagcttcacagcttctctctgacaggttgcacacactcagtctgatgAGAAAGTGGTGACAGaataataaacatttgtcaTAAATTGTAGCATTCGTGAAACATGAATATGAATTTGATTAAAACAAGTAGCTGATGGAATatgactaaaataaaaatatgtacatGTTTTTGAAACAAAATTCCCTCTACAAAAGTAAAATTACGAGATGAGAGGATAAGGATGAGAGAAATATTCTGGCTTTACCTATTCTACTGAGCTCCTTCTGATTCATGCTGCTAAGCGAGGATAAGAAGAAGCTGCTAAGTTTTTGTGGCTCTGTTATGCTCATTTAAGCACACTTGGTTTTGCGCAGCCctctgacctgagagtctccagttgacagtgaggactcctcagtccatcagacagtagcttcactcctgaatcctgcaggtcgttgttactcaggtccagttctctcagactagaggactgagagctgagaactgaggacagagcttcacagcttctctctgacaggttacagccactCAGTCTGAAGAGGCAGTATAATAGAGAATGACAATGTACATGTTACGATTTAATGACATGCAATTTAATGAGACAACTAGACAATATTGATGTTAAAATAAAGTACCTGTGTTACCTGATACTTACATAACTTTCTTGGAGACTTTGACCACTCCCAGTACAAACAGAAGATCCTTCTCTAAAAAGCTTGAAGAATATTTTACTGGGTCAAACACGTCCAGTTCTTCTCCTGATGACACCAACATGAACAGAAGAGCTGACCACTGAACAGCAGAAAGTTTAAATGTAGTTAGACCTCCTGGCTCCAGATACTGTTGAATCTCCTCCATTAGaaaacaatcattcagttcattcagacagtggaacaggttgatgtttttttctgccgATGGTGACTCTGAGATCTTCTTcttgatgtactgaactgtttcctTGGTTTTTAAAACACTTCTTGTCTGTCTAATAATGCCTTTAATCGGAGTCTGATTAGTCTGCAGTGAAAGACCAAGGAGGAAACGaaggaacaggtccaggtgtccatttggactctgtaaGGCCTCGTCCACAGCATCACAGTAGAGCTGTGTCTCTGTAGATTTGACTGTTGTTGATTCAGACGTCTGGAATGGTTGTTGTTCTGACAACACATTaactccagagttgatgaaggtcagatggacatgaagagcagccagaaactcctgaacactcagatggacgaagcagaacaccttgtcctggtacagtcctctctgctctataaagatctgtgtgaacactcctgagtaaactgaggctgctctgatatcgatgccacactctgtcaggtctgactcatagaagatcaggtttcctttctgcagctgctcaaaagccagttttcccagtgactcaatcatcttcctgttctttggactccagagtggatctgtctcagctcctccatcatacttgatgttcttcactttggtctgaaccaccaggaagtggatgtacatctcagtcagggtcttgggcagctctcctccctctctggttttcaacacatcctccagaaccgtagcagtgatccagcagaagactgggatgtggcacatgatgtggaggcttcgtgacgtcttgatgtgggagatgatggttgtggcctgctgctcatctgtgaacctcttcctgaagtactcgtccttctgtgggtcagtgaaccctctgacctctgtcaccaggtcgacacagccaggagggatctgattggctgctgcaggtcgtgtggtgatccagaggcgagcagagggaagcaggttccccctgatcaggtttgtcagcagcacatccactgaggtggactctgtgacatcagtcagggttttagtcttgttgaagtccagaggaagtcgacactca carries:
- the LOC114848994 gene encoding NLR family CARD domain-containing protein 3-like gives rise to the protein MDQCEDKEEGATPSKIRRIEMKTEAQRFQKRQEFVEPEPEFHCVSIMSDVSKDFSINFKDQAVSQSKVDLQSSEVPSDQSVQQHQTHLDSIFMLLEENMVTFVKKELKKIQKVLSSDYPECLESQREDEEELDGEDEEQRRSSKDAFLKITVNFLRRMKQEELADCLQSRSPAAVCQHQLKSQLKQKFQFVFEGISKAGNPTPLNQIYTELYITEGETGEVNNEHEVRQIETTSRKQYRAETSIRPEDIFKGSAGRDGAIRTVMTKGVAGIGKTVLTQKFTLDWAEDKANQDICFTFPFTFRELNLLKEQKFSLVELVHHFFTETKAAGICSFEQFQVVFILDGLDECRLPLDFNKTKTLTDVTESTSVDVLLTNLIRGNLLPSARLWITTRPAAANQIPPGCVDMVTEVRGFTDPQKDEYFRKRFTDEQQATTIISHIKTSRSLHIMCHIPVFCWITATVLEDVLKTREGGELPKTLTEMYIHFLVVQTKVKNIKYDGGAETDPHWNKKNRKVIGRSLGKLAFEQLQKGNLIFYESDLTECGIDITAASVYSGVFTQIFIEQRGLYQDKVFCFVHLSVQEFLAALHVHLTFINSGVNVLSEEQSTAQTSETRIEKSTETQLYCDAVHEALQSPNGHLDLFLRFLLGLSLQTNQTPMKGLIRQTRSDLKTKETVQYIKKKISESPSAEKNINLFHCLNELNDCSLVEEIQQYLDSGKVSTDELSPAQWSALLFMLVSSGKELDEFDPVKYSSSFSEKDFLFVLGVVKVFKKVVLSGCNLSERSCEALSSVLSSQSSSLRELDLSNNDLQDSGVKLLSDGLRSPHCQLETLWLSGCLVTEEGCASLASALSSNPSHLRELDLSYNHPGDSGEKLLFAGLEDPHWRLDTLKYVEDYMLILCCAFWV